A window of the Gordonia humi genome harbors these coding sequences:
- a CDS encoding TetR/AcrR family transcriptional regulator, with translation MSEGKLSTAEQRRPIVAEAALTQFARGGYHGTTVADVAREAGISPAYVFKLFPSKESLFGVALETCFAKVVAAVTSAAARADTTDPDEILEAMGDAYALLIRDRELLMLQVHAQAVAHIPDIGAALRTGIADVVDTAKRLSGAADDAVQRFMAYGQLCHLIVTTGMTDVDDQWARLLTAGMFHP, from the coding sequence ATGTCAGAAGGGAAGCTGTCGACCGCCGAGCAGCGTCGTCCGATCGTCGCCGAAGCAGCGCTGACCCAGTTCGCGCGCGGCGGCTATCACGGAACGACGGTGGCCGACGTCGCCCGCGAGGCGGGGATCTCACCCGCATACGTCTTCAAACTGTTTCCGTCGAAGGAGTCACTCTTCGGTGTAGCGCTCGAGACCTGTTTCGCGAAGGTGGTCGCGGCGGTGACGTCGGCCGCGGCCCGTGCGGACACCACGGACCCCGACGAGATCCTGGAAGCGATGGGCGACGCGTACGCGCTGCTCATCCGCGACCGCGAACTGCTGATGCTGCAGGTGCACGCGCAGGCCGTCGCCCACATACCCGACATCGGCGCCGCCCTGCGCACGGGAATCGCCGATGTCGTCGACACCGCGAAGAGACTGTCCGGCGCCGCCGACGACGCGGTTCAGCGCTTCATGGCCTACGGACAGCTGTGCCATCTGATCGTCACGACCGGCATGACCGACGTGGACGACCAGTGGGCTCGGCTGCTCACCGCAGGCATGTTCCACCCCTGA
- a CDS encoding FGGY-family carbohydrate kinase: MTLRVVIGIDKGTSTLKTAAIDVASGRFVAEAGARTPSSFPHPGFHEEDADGTWSAVASTIRTVVGALPEEAAIVAVGVTGHMGGVWAIDENGEPVRPAICWPDSRAVSILDRVVEADDGRMFAIGGNAIVPGTPYPLLAWIKEHEPENYRRISTFFMAKDYVNYRLTGVIATEESDLSFAPCDFAGRCRSDELFAMFGLDDAVEKLPRIGRSIDLLGYVTESAAAETGLPAGTPVGAGTGDATANMLGTGATADGQAVTTLGTSLMNGTSTDHPIFEPEGVGFGFLMPNSRWQRQISNSGGGTLCLDWVVETFCPEIVERIAADETTLGAVVDAAIANTEPGACGLLFHPYLNTAGATAPFVDVNARGSLVGLTPEMTCDHMIRAVLEGTAMSIRHCYEAMPVPIDTIRLTGGGARSRVWAQIISDVLQKTIIVPDVSESGALGAALLAAVAAGEFPDLDTAADHTIPIGRVHEPNPANADLYDRVFAEYRDTLPALRRLWPSLARARTTVPV, encoded by the coding sequence ATGACATTGCGCGTGGTGATCGGTATCGACAAGGGGACGAGCACCCTGAAGACCGCCGCGATCGATGTCGCGAGCGGCCGCTTCGTCGCCGAGGCCGGAGCGAGGACACCGTCGTCGTTCCCGCATCCGGGCTTCCATGAGGAGGACGCGGACGGTACCTGGTCGGCGGTCGCGTCGACCATCCGGACCGTGGTCGGTGCGCTGCCCGAGGAGGCTGCGATCGTGGCCGTCGGAGTGACCGGACACATGGGCGGCGTATGGGCGATCGATGAGAACGGCGAGCCGGTCAGACCGGCGATCTGCTGGCCGGACTCGCGGGCCGTGTCGATCCTCGACCGGGTCGTCGAAGCCGACGACGGTCGGATGTTCGCGATCGGTGGCAACGCGATCGTGCCGGGAACTCCGTATCCGCTGCTGGCGTGGATCAAAGAGCACGAGCCGGAGAACTACCGCCGGATCAGCACCTTCTTCATGGCGAAGGACTACGTCAACTACCGCCTCACCGGGGTCATCGCGACCGAGGAGTCCGATCTCTCGTTCGCCCCCTGCGATTTCGCCGGTCGGTGTCGTTCCGACGAACTGTTCGCGATGTTCGGCCTCGACGACGCCGTCGAGAAGCTGCCCCGCATCGGACGCAGCATCGATCTCCTCGGCTACGTCACCGAGTCCGCGGCGGCCGAGACAGGTCTGCCGGCCGGCACACCCGTCGGCGCGGGCACCGGCGACGCGACCGCCAACATGCTCGGTACCGGAGCGACCGCCGACGGACAGGCGGTCACCACACTCGGAACCAGTCTGATGAACGGGACCTCGACGGACCATCCGATATTCGAGCCCGAGGGCGTCGGGTTCGGATTCCTCATGCCGAACAGTCGATGGCAGCGACAGATCAGCAACTCCGGCGGTGGCACCCTGTGTCTCGATTGGGTCGTCGAGACGTTCTGTCCCGAGATCGTCGAGCGGATCGCGGCGGACGAGACCACTCTCGGCGCCGTCGTCGACGCGGCGATCGCGAACACCGAGCCCGGAGCCTGCGGTCTGCTGTTCCATCCCTATCTGAACACCGCCGGAGCCACGGCACCGTTCGTCGACGTCAACGCGCGGGGAAGCCTGGTCGGTCTCACACCCGAGATGACGTGCGACCACATGATCCGCGCGGTCCTGGAGGGCACGGCCATGTCGATCCGACACTGCTACGAGGCGATGCCGGTGCCGATCGACACGATCCGGCTGACCGGTGGCGGTGCGCGCAGCCGCGTGTGGGCGCAGATCATCTCCGATGTGCTGCAGAAGACGATCATCGTGCCCGACGTATCCGAGTCCGGGGCTCTCGGCGCGGCCCTCCTCGCGGCGGTGGCCGCCGGCGAGTTCCCCGATCTCGACACGGCGGCCGACCACACGATCCCGATCGGCCGCGTCCACGAGCCGAACCCCGCCAATGCCGACCTCTACGACCGCGTCTTCGCGGAGTACCGAGACACGCTGCCCGCGCTGCGGCGGCTGTGGCCGTCGCTGGCGCGAGCCCGGACGACCGTACCGGTCTGA
- a CDS encoding NAD(P)-dependent alcohol dehydrogenase, translating to MLTVKAFTATSATDPLAPATIERRDVGAHDVLIAIRYAGICHSDIHTVREEWGEITFPQVVGHEIVGEVAEVGSGVTEFAVGDRVGVGCMVNSCRECDACKAGLEQYCAAGNTGTYASVDHDGTITQGGYSTHIVVDKDFVLRVPESIPYEAAAPLLCAGITTYSPLAHWNAGPGKRVAVVGMGGLGHMAVKIAAAMGADVTVLSQTLSKQDDGLAFGAKHYYATSDPKTLKDLRNSFDLVINTVSAPLDFDGFVRLLALDGVWVNVGAPAEPISMRVFSLFNNRRSFAGSNIGGIAETQEMLDFCAEHDIAPEVEVIGADAINDAYERVLASDVRYRFVIDTATL from the coding sequence TTGCTGACTGTCAAGGCTTTTACCGCCACGTCCGCCACCGATCCGCTCGCGCCCGCCACCATCGAACGCCGCGACGTCGGCGCGCACGATGTCCTGATCGCGATCCGCTACGCGGGAATCTGCCATTCGGACATCCACACCGTCCGCGAGGAGTGGGGCGAGATCACGTTCCCGCAGGTCGTCGGCCACGAGATCGTCGGCGAGGTCGCCGAGGTGGGCAGCGGCGTCACCGAGTTCGCGGTCGGTGATCGTGTCGGCGTCGGCTGCATGGTGAACTCGTGCCGCGAGTGCGACGCATGCAAGGCCGGTCTCGAACAGTACTGCGCCGCCGGCAACACCGGAACGTACGCGTCGGTCGACCACGACGGAACCATCACCCAAGGCGGATACTCGACGCACATCGTCGTCGACAAGGACTTCGTTCTCCGTGTGCCCGAGTCGATTCCGTACGAGGCCGCGGCACCGCTGCTGTGCGCGGGGATCACCACGTACTCGCCGCTGGCCCACTGGAATGCGGGCCCGGGCAAGCGTGTCGCCGTCGTCGGGATGGGCGGACTCGGCCACATGGCCGTCAAGATCGCCGCAGCGATGGGTGCCGACGTCACCGTGCTGTCGCAGACCCTGTCGAAGCAGGACGACGGTCTGGCCTTCGGTGCGAAGCACTACTACGCGACCAGCGACCCGAAGACGCTGAAGGACCTCCGCAACAGCTTCGACCTGGTCATCAACACGGTCAGCGCACCTCTCGACTTCGACGGTTTCGTTCGGCTGCTGGCCCTCGACGGAGTGTGGGTCAACGTGGGAGCGCCCGCCGAGCCCATCTCGATGCGCGTCTTCTCACTGTTCAACAATCGCCGTTCGTTCGCCGGCTCGAACATCGGCGGCATCGCCGAGACCCAGGAGATGCTCGACTTCTGTGCCGAGCACGACATCGCACCCGAGGTCGAGGTGATCGGCGCGGACGCGATCAACGACGCATACGAGCGCGTTCTGGCCAGCGACGTGCGATACCGCTTCGTCATCGACACGGCGACGCTGTAG
- a CDS encoding amidohydrolase, with the protein MGTESGLSTVLNGLSGIREWQEDCYRRLHSSPELSHHEYATADEIVKRLEQTSFEVHAGVGGTGVVGVLRNGDGPAVLLRADMDALPVREATRLPYASAVTTTDDDGAEVPVMHACGHDVHVTCLLGAAQLLSDGAHEWSGTVVLVFQPAEETGDGARTMLDDRLAELVGDVDVAFAQHVLPMPAGYVGTKEGPVLSAADSMRITVYGRGGHGSMPQATIDPVVIAAMIVVRLQTVVSRETPPTEPAVLTVGRIASGSKSNIIPDQAVIELNVRTYSPAVRTAVLDAIRRIVVAECQGSGSPKDPDFELFDRFPPTVNDADVTARITEAFTAHFGDSAGPLPLQTASEDFSDIPTALAVPYSYWGIGGIDPDVYRAAEEAGRVSADIPVNHSATFAPVIQPTLDTGTRALVVATLTWLGRHDD; encoded by the coding sequence ATGGGCACAGAATCTGGGCTGAGCACTGTACTGAATGGTCTATCCGGCATCCGGGAGTGGCAGGAGGACTGCTACCGCCGTCTGCACAGCAGCCCAGAGTTGTCGCATCACGAGTACGCCACCGCCGACGAGATCGTGAAACGTCTCGAACAGACGTCGTTCGAGGTGCACGCCGGGGTCGGTGGCACAGGAGTCGTCGGCGTTCTGCGCAACGGCGACGGCCCGGCCGTCCTGCTTCGCGCCGACATGGATGCACTGCCGGTACGCGAAGCGACTCGACTCCCCTATGCGAGCGCAGTGACTACGACCGACGACGACGGCGCCGAGGTTCCAGTCATGCACGCCTGTGGACACGACGTCCACGTGACCTGTCTTCTCGGCGCGGCCCAACTGCTGTCCGACGGCGCCCACGAGTGGAGCGGCACCGTCGTCCTGGTCTTCCAGCCCGCCGAAGAGACCGGCGACGGCGCACGCACCATGCTCGACGATCGGCTGGCCGAACTCGTCGGCGACGTCGACGTCGCCTTCGCTCAACACGTGCTTCCGATGCCCGCCGGGTACGTCGGGACCAAGGAGGGTCCGGTGCTGTCGGCCGCGGACAGCATGCGGATCACCGTGTACGGACGCGGCGGTCACGGGTCGATGCCGCAGGCGACGATCGATCCCGTGGTCATCGCGGCGATGATCGTGGTCCGCTTGCAGACCGTCGTCTCTCGGGAGACCCCGCCCACCGAACCCGCGGTCCTGACCGTCGGACGGATCGCTTCCGGCAGCAAGAGCAATATCATTCCCGATCAGGCCGTGATCGAACTGAACGTTCGGACGTACAGCCCCGCGGTGCGCACCGCCGTCCTGGACGCGATCCGTCGGATCGTCGTCGCCGAATGCCAGGGATCGGGCTCGCCGAAAGACCCGGACTTCGAGTTGTTCGACCGGTTTCCGCCGACCGTCAACGACGCCGACGTCACCGCCCGGATCACCGAGGCCTTCACCGCGCACTTCGGCGACAGTGCGGGACCGCTCCCCTTGCAGACCGCGAGCGAGGATTTCAGCGACATTCCGACTGCGCTGGCCGTGCCGTACTCGTACTGGGGAATCGGCGGAATCGACCCCGACGTGTACCGAGCAGCCGAGGAGGCCGGGCGGGTGTCCGCCGACATCCCCGTGAATCACTCCGCCACGTTCGCACCCGTCATCCAGCCGACACTCGACACCGGGACTCGGGCGCTCGTCGTCGCGACGCTGACGTGGCTGGGGCGGCACGACGACTGA
- a CDS encoding IS3 family transposase (programmed frameshift), whose product MAAGTKHYSAELKRDAVTMVVELVGQGSTEWAAMKKTADLLGVGAAETVRQWVRKAPGVGAASVSSGGASADTAEEVRRLRKEVAELKRANGILKAASGFLRGRDRPATSLIVGFIGAHQGNRVGADGLVWGVDSMCQVLTEHGMAIAPSTYYEYRRRSPSARMRADARVIDAIFTMRRQHPLTRVLGSRKTWIILRSNGIDVARCTVERLMSEMGWRGASKKKSPRTTTPNPEHHRPADLVDRHFYAAAPNRLWVADFTYCRTVGGWAYTAFVTDVFARKIVGWKVAAEMTSDLVTTAIDNAIDNRKRCGTTAFDHLIHHSDAGSQYTALAFGQRLAAAGIAASIGSIGDSYDNALAESVNADYKNELVDNQPRFHGVAELSLATAEWVAFYNRQRPHSYCHDLTPDHAERLHYDRIATLNPEEALTT is encoded by the exons ATGGCAGCAGGAACGAAGCACTACTCGGCGGAGTTGAAGCGTGACGCGGTGACGATGGTGGTGGAGTTGGTGGGTCAGGGTTCGACGGAGTGGGCGGCGATGAAGAAGACCGCGGACCTGCTCGGTGTGGGCGCAGCCGAAACGGTGCGCCAGTGGGTGCGTAAGGCCCCCGGCGTCGGGGCCGCCTCGGTCTCCTCGGGCGGCGCTTCGGCCGATACGGCTGAGGAGGTGCGTCGGCTCCGCAAGGAAGTCGCCGAACTCAAACGTGCCAACGGCATCCTGAAGGCGGCATCAG GCTTTCTTCGCGGCCGAGATCGACCGGCCACATCGCTGATCGTGGGGTTCATCGGCGCTCACCAGGGAAACCGGGTGGGCGCCGATGGTCTTGTCTGGGGAGTCGATTCGATGTGCCAGGTGCTCACCGAGCACGGTATGGCCATCGCCCCGTCCACGTACTACGAGTACCGTCGGCGGAGTCCGTCGGCGCGCATGCGGGCGGATGCTCGCGTCATCGACGCGATTTTCACCATGCGCCGGCAGCACCCGCTGACCCGCGTCCTGGGCTCACGCAAGACATGGATCATATTGCGCAGCAATGGAATTGATGTGGCGCGCTGCACCGTCGAGCGTCTCATGAGTGAGATGGGCTGGCGCGGGGCGTCGAAGAAAAAGTCCCCGCGCACCACGACCCCCAACCCCGAGCATCACCGGCCGGCCGACCTGGTCGACCGCCACTTCTACGCGGCCGCACCCAACCGGCTGTGGGTGGCCGACTTCACCTACTGCCGCACCGTCGGCGGCTGGGCCTACACCGCGTTCGTCACCGACGTCTTCGCCCGCAAGATCGTCGGCTGGAAAGTCGCCGCGGAGATGACCTCCGACCTGGTCACCACCGCTATCGACAACGCGATTGACAACCGGAAACGTTGTGGCACAACGGCTTTCGATCATCTGATTCATCACAGCGATGCGGGGTCGCAGTACACGGCTCTCGCGTTCGGGCAACGGCTGGCCGCAGCGGGGATCGCCGCCTCGATCGGCAGCATCGGTGACAGCTACGACAACGCGTTAGCCGAATCGGTCAACGCCGACTACAAGAACGAACTCGTCGACAACCAGCCCCGATTCCACGGCGTCGCGGAACTGTCACTGGCCACCGCCGAATGGGTCGCGTTCTACAACCGGCAGCGGCCTCACAGCTACTGCCACGACCTCACCCCCGACCACGCCGAGCGACTCCACTACGATCGGATCGCCACCCTCAATCCGGAGGAGGCACTCACGACCTGA
- a CDS encoding phosphotriesterase family protein, with the protein MAIIRTVLRDIEPEELGVTLCHEHLFTGPPLWARSKDSDMVLADVDAAIGESRDFAAVDGGALIEMTTEDYGRDIEGLLAVARAASPHLISATGYQKGIYYPESAETESVDDIAARFVSDIVEGVDDTDARSGVIKFGTCRTDEIRGDERKVQEAVASAHLQTGAPIATHCQAGTLGDAQVERFRDLGVAPDRILIGHLDRNLDYDYIRSIAVTGAWLGFDHWTKPKYPSDEIRVDFVRRLFEEGFTRIMISGDLGRPSYQPHHGGSPGFAGLLTQVRDRLPASIIEQATITNPREFFAFEPKEAV; encoded by the coding sequence ATGGCGATCATCCGCACCGTTCTGCGCGACATCGAACCCGAGGAACTCGGTGTCACGCTCTGTCACGAACATCTCTTCACCGGTCCGCCGCTGTGGGCGCGATCGAAGGACTCCGACATGGTCCTTGCCGATGTCGATGCCGCGATCGGCGAGAGCAGGGACTTCGCTGCCGTCGACGGCGGTGCACTGATCGAGATGACGACCGAGGACTACGGCCGTGACATCGAAGGACTCCTCGCCGTGGCACGGGCAGCGTCACCACATCTGATCTCCGCGACCGGCTACCAGAAGGGAATCTACTACCCGGAATCGGCCGAGACCGAGAGCGTCGACGACATCGCGGCTCGGTTCGTCTCCGACATCGTCGAGGGCGTTGACGATACGGACGCTCGCTCCGGCGTGATCAAGTTCGGCACCTGCCGGACCGACGAGATCCGCGGTGACGAGCGGAAGGTTCAAGAGGCGGTCGCGTCCGCGCACCTGCAGACCGGCGCCCCGATCGCGACGCACTGCCAAGCGGGAACCCTGGGTGACGCCCAGGTCGAGCGCTTCCGAGACCTCGGAGTGGCACCGGACCGGATTCTGATCGGGCATCTCGATCGGAATCTCGACTACGACTACATCCGGTCGATCGCCGTCACCGGTGCATGGCTCGGATTCGACCACTGGACCAAGCCGAAGTATCCGTCGGACGAGATCCGCGTCGACTTCGTTCGCCGTCTGTTCGAGGAGGGATTCACCCGGATCATGATCTCCGGAGACCTCGGACGACCGTCGTATCAGCCGCACCACGGTGGATCTCCGGGATTCGCCGGACTCCTCACTCAGGTCCGTGACCGCCTCCCGGCCTCGATCATCGAGCAGGCGACGATCACGAATCCGCGCGAATTCTTCGCCTTCGAACCGAAGGAGGCCGTCTGA
- a CDS encoding isopenicillin N synthase family dioxygenase, which yields MTTSLPIVDMALLDGDDADRALFRDRLLEATHSVGFFYLVGHGVSEEAIDDMFAVSREFFALDDDAKKSVEMVKSPHFRGYTRFGGEYTDGGIDWREQIDIAAEYSPLDGDEDYLILDGPNLWPDRLPGLKTAVRDWQERCGRIGLRLMREWATALGASRDAFDEGFADRPSTLIKLVKYPGRAASDKQGVGAHKDPGVLTLLMVEPGKAGLQVLRDEEWVDAPPVPGAFVVNIGELMEWATDGYLKATMHRVVSPPAGDTRLSIPFFFNPALSSTMPHLELPAALKDEAPGVTQDPANPISGTFGENMLKARLRAHPDVARIHHPEMV from the coding sequence ATGACCACATCTCTGCCCATCGTCGACATGGCACTCCTCGACGGCGACGACGCCGATCGCGCCCTCTTCCGCGATCGACTCCTCGAGGCGACGCACAGCGTCGGCTTCTTCTACCTCGTCGGCCACGGCGTCTCGGAGGAGGCGATCGACGACATGTTCGCGGTGAGCCGTGAGTTCTTCGCGCTGGACGACGACGCGAAGAAGTCCGTCGAGATGGTCAAGAGCCCCCACTTCCGCGGCTACACCCGATTCGGCGGCGAGTACACCGACGGGGGCATCGACTGGCGGGAACAGATCGACATCGCCGCCGAGTATTCGCCGCTCGACGGTGACGAGGACTACCTGATCCTGGACGGCCCCAACCTGTGGCCGGACCGACTCCCCGGGCTGAAGACCGCGGTACGCGACTGGCAGGAACGCTGCGGCCGCATCGGACTGCGTCTCATGCGCGAATGGGCCACGGCCCTGGGTGCTTCCCGCGACGCCTTCGACGAAGGGTTCGCCGACCGACCGTCGACCCTGATCAAACTGGTGAAGTACCCCGGCCGCGCCGCGTCCGACAAGCAGGGCGTCGGCGCGCACAAGGATCCCGGCGTGCTGACCCTCCTGATGGTGGAACCGGGCAAGGCCGGCCTGCAGGTCCTGCGCGACGAGGAGTGGGTCGACGCTCCACCGGTGCCGGGGGCGTTCGTCGTCAACATCGGCGAGCTGATGGAGTGGGCCACCGACGGCTACTTGAAGGCGACGATGCACCGCGTCGTCTCCCCGCCCGCGGGCGACACCCGCCTGTCGATCCCCTTCTTCTTCAACCCGGCGCTGTCGTCGACGATGCCTCACCTCGAACTACCGGCAGCCCTGAAGGACGAGGCCCCCGGCGTCACTCAGGACCCGGCCAACCCGATCTCGGGCACCTTCGGCGAGAACATGCTCAAGGCACGCCTGCGCGCGCACCCCGATGTGGCCCGGATCCATCACCCGGAGATGGTCTGA
- a CDS encoding IclR family transcriptional regulator encodes MGTDEQRRVVDPKNHIASVVKAIEVLECFKNGGPELSLTQVIDQTGYTRTTVYRLLGTLELAGWVERTDRGAYRLTLQVFELATTVLAGFDLRTVASHVMSELATAFDEHVYLLVPDGTRAVCIDLIESSQPIRVMVLTVGRSLPMYLGGAPVALLAAMEKTLLPRLLKEGPMVTPAGNEIPEAELRQTLAETRDRGYAISSGDVTPGVVALGACIKDRRGQPVAAMSIGGLSADISDQRLDTIASALMDGADAVSRRLGYVGD; translated from the coding sequence GTGGGGACTGATGAGCAGCGTCGAGTCGTCGACCCGAAGAACCACATCGCGTCGGTCGTGAAGGCGATCGAGGTGCTCGAATGCTTCAAGAACGGTGGACCGGAACTGTCGTTGACTCAGGTCATCGATCAGACCGGGTACACGCGAACGACCGTCTACCGGCTCCTCGGAACGCTCGAACTCGCCGGGTGGGTGGAGCGGACCGATCGCGGCGCGTACCGTCTCACTCTCCAGGTGTTCGAACTCGCGACCACCGTCCTGGCCGGATTCGACCTGCGAACCGTCGCGAGTCACGTCATGTCCGAGCTGGCAACGGCATTCGACGAGCACGTATATCTCCTGGTCCCCGACGGGACGCGCGCGGTGTGCATCGACTTGATCGAGAGCAGCCAACCGATCCGCGTCATGGTCCTCACGGTGGGGCGTTCTCTGCCCATGTACTTGGGCGGCGCACCCGTCGCCCTGCTGGCGGCGATGGAGAAGACGCTGCTGCCCCGCCTTCTCAAGGAGGGGCCGATGGTCACCCCAGCGGGAAACGAGATCCCCGAGGCCGAGCTGAGACAGACCCTCGCCGAGACCAGGGACCGCGGATACGCGATCAGTTCCGGCGACGTGACACCGGGTGTGGTGGCACTCGGCGCCTGCATCAAGGATCGACGCGGCCAGCCGGTGGCGGCCATGAGCATCGGAGGTCTGTCCGCGGACATATCCGATCAGCGCCTCGACACGATCGCCTCCGCACTCATGGACGGCGCCGATGCGGTGTCACGCAGACTCGGCTACGTCGGAGACTGA
- a CDS encoding amidase, with protein sequence MQSSREHRDDSIPADGDTATTESAFHLAQAIRSGRRTSRRVVDEHIEILRRRPELGAVAQDRFATALAEADAADRAITAAAEDQTLPPLLGVPFTVKESIPVADMPYTGGLVSRRGVRSESDAVAVARLRAAGAIVIAVTNTAELCLGIESYNAVYGRTTNPYDRARVAGGSSGGEGAAVGAGAVPFGVGADTGGSIRIPAFFCGVFGHKPTPGLVPSTEQIPSLTAYSGAESDAMETIGPLARRAADLMPLVRIMADVDNAVLPDPASVDLDGRPVVVPDGSTYLRPISAELAAARDRAVQVLADAGGEVRHVPLPGLRRAAQFYLFELRRHAGTSVGELFDLFAESPYRGRRPAWTRAHSPQLKLAIIGDRLAGVLPDVAQRRISAAGDALAAEIDDAIGDGVLVHPPFPRPAPRHNGTLARPWLFGGAAVFNLLGLPVTQVPLGLDRRGLPLGTQVVGAPGNDHVTIAAALEIERRLGGWVPPRAG encoded by the coding sequence ATGCAATCCAGCCGCGAGCATCGCGACGACTCGATCCCGGCCGACGGCGACACCGCCACGACGGAATCGGCCTTCCACCTCGCGCAGGCCATTCGGTCGGGTCGACGCACATCGCGTCGTGTGGTCGACGAGCACATCGAGATACTCCGCCGACGTCCCGAACTGGGAGCCGTGGCGCAGGATCGTTTCGCGACGGCGCTCGCCGAGGCCGACGCGGCCGACCGGGCGATCACCGCCGCGGCCGAGGATCAGACGCTGCCGCCACTGCTCGGCGTCCCGTTCACGGTGAAGGAGTCGATACCCGTCGCCGACATGCCGTATACGGGCGGTCTGGTGAGCCGCCGAGGCGTCCGGTCGGAGTCGGACGCGGTGGCGGTGGCGCGGCTCCGCGCCGCCGGGGCGATCGTGATCGCGGTGACCAACACCGCCGAGCTGTGTCTCGGGATCGAGAGCTACAACGCGGTGTACGGCCGGACCACGAATCCTTACGACCGTGCGCGGGTGGCGGGCGGATCCTCCGGTGGGGAAGGCGCCGCGGTCGGAGCGGGGGCGGTCCCGTTCGGCGTCGGTGCCGACACCGGCGGTTCCATCCGAATCCCGGCGTTCTTCTGCGGGGTGTTCGGGCACAAGCCGACGCCGGGACTGGTGCCCAGCACCGAGCAGATCCCGTCGCTCACCGCATACTCCGGTGCCGAGTCCGACGCCATGGAGACCATCGGCCCGCTCGCCCGCCGTGCGGCCGACCTGATGCCGCTCGTGCGCATCATGGCCGATGTCGACAACGCGGTGCTGCCCGATCCGGCGTCAGTCGACCTCGACGGCAGGCCCGTCGTCGTCCCGGACGGCAGCACCTACCTGCGGCCGATCTCGGCGGAACTCGCTGCCGCCCGAGACCGGGCCGTGCAGGTCCTCGCCGACGCCGGCGGCGAGGTGCGGCATGTCCCGCTTCCCGGCCTGCGTCGCGCCGCCCAGTTCTATCTGTTCGAGTTGCGCAGACACGCGGGAACGTCCGTAGGAGAGCTCTTCGACCTGTTCGCCGAGTCGCCCTATCGGGGTCGGCGACCGGCGTGGACACGCGCCCACAGCCCCCAACTGAAACTGGCGATCATCGGCGATCGTCTGGCCGGTGTGCTCCCCGACGTCGCGCAACGGCGGATCAGCGCGGCCGGTGACGCCCTCGCCGCCGAGATCGACGACGCGATCGGCGACGGTGTGCTCGTGCACCCGCCGTTCCCGCGGCCGGCGCCCCGACACAACGGGACACTCGCGCGACCGTGGCTGTTCGGTGGCGCCGCGGTGTTCAACCTGCTGGGTCTGCCCGTCACTCAGGTTCCGCTCGGCCTCGATCGCCGCGGGCTGCCGTTGGGCACGCAGGTCGTCGGTGCACCCGGCAACGACCACGTGACGATCGCCGCCGCACTCGAGATCGAACGCCGCTTGGGCGGCTGGGTGCCTCCGCGCGCCGGGTGA
- a CDS encoding recombinase family protein: MSAASRWRRIAPPPYQHIIRNHRALIVVRLSQVTKATTSPERQLEPCRTLCEQRGYEVVGVAEDLDASAGKASPFHRPQIGPLAGRSHTVRRDRVLPDGPSGSSSAGPRDVTRWAQQRNVAIVSATESFLDLTAPFGDIIALLLAKVAEMELEAISDRNASAFRHNFRAGKWRSVTPRATAYRDRKRWWSVTTVRPSSAMNRSCRARCSIGSASNCRAGRTGRNPRNGVLACYFGHLLRVCGSPAYRLKGGPGRKPR, encoded by the coding sequence ATGTCGGCGGCGTCCCGGTGGCGCAGGATTGCACCCCCGCCGTACCAACACATCATAAGGAACCACCGCGCCCTGATCGTCGTCCGTCTATCGCAGGTCACCAAAGCCACGACCAGCCCAGAACGCCAGCTAGAACCCTGTCGGACGCTCTGCGAACAGCGCGGGTACGAAGTCGTCGGTGTGGCCGAAGACCTGGACGCGTCGGCGGGCAAGGCCTCACCGTTCCACCGTCCGCAAATTGGGCCGCTGGCTGGACGATCCCATACTGTACGGCGTGATCGTGTTCTACCGGATGGACCGTCTGGTTCCTCATCTGCTGGACCTCGCGACGTGACCCGGTGGGCGCAACAGCGCAACGTCGCCATCGTGTCCGCGACTGAGTCGTTCCTGGACCTGACCGCCCCGTTCGGTGACATCATCGCGCTGCTGCTCGCCAAGGTCGCTGAGATGGAGCTGGAAGCCATCAGCGACCGGAACGCTTCGGCCTTCAGGCACAACTTCCGAGCGGGTAAGTGGCGCAGCGTGACTCCCAGGGCCACCGCATACAGGGACCGGAAACGATGGTGGTCGGTGACGACGGTTCGCCCATCATCCGCGATGAACCGATCCTGTCGCGCGAGATGTTCGATCGGGTCGGCGTCGAACTGTCGGGCCGGGAGAACCGGAAGGAACCCACGAAACGGAGTTCTGGCCTGTTACTTCGGCCACCTACTGCGGGTGTGTGGGAGCCCCGCCTATCGACTCAAGGGTGGGCCGGGCCGGAAGCCCCGATAG